A single genomic interval of Anopheles marshallii chromosome 2, idAnoMarsDA_429_01, whole genome shotgun sequence harbors:
- the LOC128718890 gene encoding cilium assembly protein DZIP1L codes for MSYKWHHNFPKIAREAGFTIRELSAGHCIDWRFIASIDPYGIVSEQDYEKLDEFIPHISEVPIGSVLNNRILDPAIGKYFILAQFSIQYLLFCKQFLDETVLEIRNTIQSLQEENARLEKMNKKRNEEVTLLHRKLQRVETMEHQHSQVTSVIYPCSKCTKNFISPELLSAHMVRKHATIVRPSETTAFDRKASTTDTNLINTIKLELEVKQLKERLNAAEKDLHNQRTKHHRCRVCSEDSSSATEKPPAKILHSVGIQSNLTDDKDLNDKEAQTQTDTQLAVESGAVPTIQPKEPVHSADLISKSDLQSFLEQQKLLFESWKTSERQTLNREIATVKQNLDDVILNMERSERNTPVPEVEDAIWKVRYKELEKMYEVSQKQTQQAIGSFEQAYTQKMEQIEKLLLQARPLEQNTTNTPDTAVTHVSQRVSNNSTGLKVITLPTIAIESESLTDHTKVMNETISHSQVVMSSESEQAESDEDIGHAIEVVGKHQPTLKAPHHSIAAAIQEPFKDTKPPVQSSQSALLISPKKQILAQFRARLKAIGVDPKSKQLFGDHLNAACKALADRREVQKQKHNHFFITRNQLLSKVDQLTRIKVDETPPAKGVVRKMSVDQPILTRKGMHPTSAKAPTTQPRLKASSALDLLPSKQKLHLPEMISTVESTDLNVFKGKTTLPPPGTQKPSYRPTIKLTDDDIITVHADMTHLSGAEEPTTTLPNMSKRASFSSYDQHVERLLHTPIKSIHPAIAIGKVQNHTHGLLSQENPPDTSGAHDGMSIQPKPVPKKRVLFNLDKADYIQSTGTSAPAGQQQTTEEYLRIQKKIEHQNVKVDDESDWNISSFDEDK; via the exons ATGTCATACAAATGGCATCACAACTTTCCGAAAATCGCAAGAGAAGCTGGTTTTACGATACGTGAGCTTTCCGCAGGACATTGCATCGATTGGCGTTTCATTG CTTCCATCGATCCGTATGGCATTGTGAGCGAGCAAGATTACGAAAAACTGGACGAATTCATTCCCCACATATCGGAAGTACCCATCGGAAGCGTGTTAAATAATCGAATTCTCGATCCTGCGATTGGAAAATACTTCATTCTAGCACAATTCAGTATTCAGTATCTGTTGTTTTGTAAGCAGTTTCTGGATGAAACGGTGCTGGAGATAAGAAATACCATACAAAGCTTACAGGAAGAAAATGCGCGCCTggagaaaatgaacaaaaaacgcaacgaAGAGGTAACACTACTGCACAGGAAGCTACAACGGGTCGAAACCATGGAACACCAACACTCGCAGGTGACAAGCGTCATTTATCCGTGTTCGAAATGCACGAAAAACTTCATTAGCCCGGAATTGCTGAGTGCGCATATGGTACGGAAACATGCAACTATTGTCCGGCCATCCGAAACTACCGCATTCGATCGTAAAGCGTCCACCACAGACACCAACCTGATAAATACCATCAAACTGGAGTTGGAAGTAAAGCAGCTAAAGGAACGACTCAATGCAGCTGAGAAAGATCTCCACAACCAGCGAACGAAACACCATCGATGTCGTGTTTGTTCCGAAGATAGTAGCAGTGCGACCGAGAAACCACCCGCCAAAATACTCCACAGTGTTGGCATTCAAAGCAACCTCACGGATGATAAGGATTTAAACGATAAGGAAGCGCAAACGCAAACCGATACGCAATTGGCAGTAGAATCTGGTGCTGTTCCCACAATCCAACCTAAGGAACCGGTCCATTCCGCAGACCTTATTTCGAAATCAGATTTGCAATCCTTTTTGGAACAACAAAAGCTGCTTTTCGAAAGCTGGAAAACCAGTGAACGGCAAACACTCAACCGGGAAATCGCAACCGTTAAACAGAACCTAGATGATGTTATTCTCAACATGGAAAGGTCGGAACGGAATACCCCTGTACCGGAGGTAGAAGATGCCATTTGGAAGGTTAGATATAAAGAGTTGGAAAAAATGTATGAAGTTAGTCAGAAGCAGACACAACAAGCTATTGGATCGTTTGAACAGGCATACACACAAAAGATGGAACAGATAGAGAAATTACTTCTCCAAGCACGCCCGttagaacaaaacacaactaaTACACCTGATACCGCTGTGACGCACGTTAGTCAAAGAGTATCCAACAATTCGACTGGTTTAAAAGTGATTACACTTCCAACGATTGCCATAGAAAGTGAATCGTTAACTGATCACACAAAGGTTATGAATGAAACCATTTCACATAGCCAAGTAGTGATGTCTTCCGAATCGGAACAAGCGGAAAGTGATGAGGATATAGGGCATGCCATTGAAGTTGTTGGAAAACATCAACCAACTCTCAAGGCACCTCATCATTCCATAGCTGCGGCAATACAAGAACCGTTCAAAGACACCAAGCCTCCAGTTCAATCTTCCCAAAGTGCCTTGCTCATTTCGCCCAAGAAACAAATCTTGGCACAATTCCGTGCACGGTTAAAAGCAATTGGAGTCGATCCCAAATCAAAGCAACTGTTTGGTGATCATTTGAACGCAGCTTGCAAAGCTTTAGCAGATCGACGGGAAGTtcagaaacaaaagcacaaccATTTCTTCATCACTCGTAATCAGTTGCTCTCGAAAGTTGATCAACTGACTCGAATCAAAGTAGACGAGACGCCGCCAGCCAAGGGGGTCGTTCGAAAAATGTCCGTCGATCAGCCGATCCTCACGAGGAAAGGAATGCATCCCACTTCCGCTAAAGCTCCCACAACCCAACCCCGGCTGAAAGCATCTTCAGCACTTGATTTACTTCCTTCAAAGCAAAAGTTACATCTCCCGGAAATGATAAGCACAGTAGAATCAACCGatttaaatgtgtttaaagGCAAAACTACCTTACCACCGCCTGGGACCCAGAAACCGTCGTACAGGCCAACCATAAAACTGACCGATGACGATATCATCACCGTGCACGCGGACATGACACACTTGTCCGGTGCAGAAGAACCCACCACAACATTGCCTAACATGTCCAAGCGCGCTTCTTTTTCCAGTTACGATCAGCATGTGGAACGGTTGCTGCACACTCCCATTAAGTCGATTCATCCGGCAATCGCAATAGGCAAGGTACAGAACCATACGCACGGTTTGTTGTCTCAAGAAAATCCACCGGACACCAGCGGTGCACATGACGGCATGTCAATACAACCGAAACCGGTCCCAAAAAAGCGTGTGCTGTTTAATTTGGACAAAGCAGATTATATTCAATCTACTGGAACATCTGCGCCAGCCGGTCAACAGCAAACAACCGAAGAATATTTACGTATACAGAAAAAAATTGAGCACCAAAATGTAAAAGTAGATGATGAATCCGATTGGAATATTAGCAGTTTTGATGAAGATAAA
- the LOC128718895 gene encoding DNA replication complex GINS protein SLD5, which produces MDSSEFDSENQTERSYRTDLHYNGSRNAGAEELEDDEEEIQMSSQEVLEALQRAWINEKFAPDVLPYEDALVEMVMIQLVHMEENLATANKNDLLYIVHRMEVERIRFIVASYLRCRLQKLETYASHILDVESDRPPNLKRLSEAEQKFTHDFHGIVETHFHELVTRHMPQNHQDDERVRRVVPNLNSHVFVRARRDVGEYSFANGEHSVNIRAGAVHLLRYRDIERLVIEGLLELI; this is translated from the exons ATGGATAGTAGTGAATTTGATTCCGAAAATCAAACTGAAAGAAGTTATCGTACTGATTTGCATTACAATGGTTCGAGAAACGCGGGTGCTGAAGAACTTGAGGACGATGAAGAGGAGATACAAATGTCCTCGCAAGAG GTACTGGAAGCGCTTCAACGTGCTTGgataaatgaaaagtttgcgcccgatgtgcTACCCTACGAAGATGCTTTGGTAGAAATGGTCATGATACAGCTGGTGCACATGGAAGAAAATcttgcaacagcaaacaagaaCGATCTGCTCTATATCGTACATCGCATGGAAGTAGAAAGGATCCGATTCATCGTAGCAAGCTATCTGCGGTGCAGGTTACAAAAGCTAGAAACGTACGCGTCCCACATTCTTGACGTAGAATCTGACAGACCGCCTAATTTAAAACGGCTGTCGGAGGCGGAGCAAAAGTTTACGCACGATTTCCACGGCATCGTTGAAACCCATTTCCACGAGCTGGTCACTCGGCACATGCCACAAAACCATCAAGACGATGAACGAGTACGACGAGTCGTGCCAAATCTGAACTCACACGTATTCGTCAGAGCAAGACGAGACGTGGGGGAATATTCCTTTGCAAACGGTGAACACTCGGTCAACATTCGTGCTGGCGCGGTGCATTTGTTGCGATATCGGGATATCGAAAGACTGGTGATAGAAGGACTACTAGAATTGATATGA
- the LOC128708732 gene encoding KH domain-containing, RNA-binding, signal transduction-associated protein 3-like, giving the protein MADQETNGYNDEASDFKRNSNAGLREIDPEDDGEETSKQSEKVQEYIRNILNERVALDRKYPIADRLLQMEVETAQKNGKPPARRYIDIYREKPIKLQVKIIVPVKEHPKFNFVGKLLGPKGNSLKRLQEETMCKMAILGRGSMKDRKKEEELRLAMDPKYAHLNDDLHVEINALGPPAEAHARIAYALAEVRKFLIPDSNDFIRQEQMREMLEDPDCDLPVKKAYKKSITPHTNVHDSLPASSSPVPGTSRAVPPQRKIYSILDKARAALEDSHFPRSTAVRYEEPRYEREQFESSYHYHQPPPPRPKYESNNYNDDYRRDFYRNTSSYSESLPAPSKPNTTSMSSRSWKSSTYSGSSAREQTDLKHHTPRDLHSYRHTPYARQSK; this is encoded by the exons ATGGCGGATCAAGAAACGAATGGCTATAATGATGAAGCAAGTGATTTTAAGCGCAATAGCAATGCTGGCCTTCGCGAGATCGACCCAGAGGATGATGGTGAAGAAACGAGTAAACAGTCGGAAAAAGTGCAGGAGTACATAAGAAACATACTGAACGAACGGGTAGCTTTGGATCGTAAATATCCCATCGCTGATCGGTTGTTACAAATGG AGGTTGaaactgcacaaaaaaatggtaaacctCCCGCTAGACGATACATCGATATTTACCGGGAGAAGCCCATCAAACTGCAGGTGAAAATAATCGTGCCTGTAAAGGAACATCCGAAGTTCAATTTCGTCGGTAAACTGCTAGGGCCGAAGGGAAATTCGTTGAAACGTCTGCAGGAAGAAACGATGTGCAAAATGGCAATCCTGGGTCGTGGCTCGATGAAAGACCGCAAGAAGGAAGAGGAACTCCGGTTAGCAATGGATCCGAAATATGCCCACCTCAATGATGATCTGCACGTTGAGATTAATGCGCTGGGTCCACCGGCGGAAGCACACGCCCGCATTGCGTACGCACTAGCCGAGGTGCGGAAGTTCCTCATTCCGGATAGTAACGATTTCATCCGGCAGGAGCAAATGCGTGAAATGTTGGAAGATCCGGATTGTGATCTACCGGTGAAAAAAGCGTACAAAAAATCGATCACACCACATACGAATGTTCATGATAGTCTACCAGCGTCCAGCTCACCAGTGCCTGGCACATCCCGTGCGGTACCACCACAAAGgaagatttattcaattttggaCAAAGCACGTGCTGCGCTGGAAGACAGTCATTTTCCACG TTCTACTGCGGTAAGATACGAAGAGCCACGCTACGAACGGGAACAATTCGAATCATCGTACCACTACCATCAACCACCTCCACCTCGACCAAAGTATGAAAGCAATAATTATAATGACGATTACCGAAGAGATTTCTACCGCAATACCAGTTCTTACTCTG AATCATTGCCAGCTCCTTCCAAACCCAACACCACATCGATGAGCAGTCGATCGTGGAAATCATCAACGTACAGTGGAAGTTCAGCGCGAGAGCAAACCGATCTAAAACATCACACCCCCCGGGATCTGCATTCGTATCGCCATACACCGTATGCCCGACAGTCGAAATAG
- the LOC128707966 gene encoding sugar transporter SWEET1-like, translating into MEAISEALQPYKEQVGMAAGILTVGQMFSGCFVCNDIRKKGTTDGFSPMPFVGGCGLTVLFLQHGMLMNDSAMTNANLVGLAISLVYSTFFLLYTPPTGRSSFWRQVGGTVLFTIVLLGYVKIENPSVVEDRFGLIITVLMLCLIGQPLFGLPDIIRRKSTEGLPFAMILSGTIVGLSWLLYGIILNNVFVVLQNLAGVTLSGIQLALFAIYPSKPAPPSKKRE; encoded by the exons ATGGAAGCAATATCGGAAGCTCTGCAGCCGTACAAGGAACAGGTCGGAATGGCGGCCGGCATACTAACGGTGGGACAGATGTTTAGCGGTTGCTTTGTATGCAACGACATCCGGAAGAAAGGCACAACGGACGGTTTCTCGCCAATGCCATTCGTCGGTGGTTGTGGACT CACCGTTCTCTTCCTGCAGCATGGAATGCTGATGAACGATTCCGCTATGACCAATGCAAATCTGGTTGGTCTCGCGATCAGTTTGGTCTATTCAACATTTTTCCTGCTCTATACACCGCCCACCGGTCGTTCCAGCTTCTGGCGCCAGGTCGGAGGAACGGTATTGTTTACGATCGTATTACTCGGTTACGTGAAGATCGAGAATCCGTCGGTGGTAGAGGATCGCTTCGGTTTGATCATCACCGTGCTGATGCTTTGCCTTATTGGACAGCCTCTATTTGGCTTGCCGGACATAATACGTCGAAAAAGCACAGAAGGGCTACCATTCGCCATGATCCTGTCCGGTACGATCGTTGGACTTAGCTGGCTACTTTACGGTATCATCCTGAACAACGTGTTCGTTGTG CTACAAAACTTAGCTGGCGTTACGCTCAGCGGCATCCAACTGGCACTGTTTGCCATTTATCCTTCGAAACCGGCACCACCGAGTAAAAAACGGGAATGA
- the LOC128708958 gene encoding sugar transporter SWEET1-like — MYTMELLAALEPHRERIGQVAGMLTVAQYIAGWFICNDIRRRRTSAGVSPLRFIGGCGLSILQLQYSQKLQAPALIWTSIITLTFSILYSLWFWWYTPANLRSSLYRLTTGAATITAGLYAYGAQGDSPEIMYRLGLVLTVLALAFIALPLVQLRTIIRAKSSAGLPLPAILASTGATILWLLYGLLINNTFIVVQKIIAMGLCTVQLSLFIIYPASKADERKKQQ; from the exons ATGTATACTATGGAGCTATTAGCTGCTCTCGAACCGCACCGAGAACGGATCGGACAGGTTGCCGGGATGCTTACGGTGGCTCAGTACATAGCGGGATGGTTTATTTGCAATGACATTCGGCGTCGTCGTACTTCGGCTGGTGTATCACCGCTTCGCTTCATCGGTGGATGTGGACT CTCCATTCTGCAACTGCAGTATTCCCAAAAACTTCAAGCTCCGGCACTCATCTGGACGAGCATTATTACGTTAACCTTCTCGATACTTTACTCGCTTTGGTTCTGGTGGTACACACCGGCAAATTTGAGGAGTTCCCTCTATAGACTAACAACAGGCGCTGCCACCATCACAGCAGGTCTGTATGCATATGGCGCCCAAGGAGACAGTCCCGAAATAATGTACCGACTTGGGCTGGTACTCACAGTGCTGGCGCTCGCTTTCATCGCTCTGCCGCTGGTCCAGTtg CGCACAATTATTCGCGCCAAAAGCAGTGCAGGATTGCCACTGCCGGCAATACTCGCCTCGACCGGCGCAACCATCCTGTGGCTGCTGTACGGACTACTCATCAACAACACGTTCATAGTG GTTCAGAAAATCATTGCCATGGGCTTGTGCACCGTCCAGCTATCGCTGTTTATCATTTATCCAGCATCCAAAGCCGATGAGAGGAAAAAGCAACAATAA